In the Leptotrichia sp. oral taxon 847 genome, one interval contains:
- the trxA gene encoding thioredoxin → MAINLSKDNFETTISSGVVLVDFWASWCGPCKMQLPIVEELSNELGEKAKVGKVNVDEQLELAQQFGIQSIPTLILFKDGKPLEKMVGLQSKETLYEKINGAL, encoded by the coding sequence TGGCAATAAATTTAAGTAAAGATAATTTTGAAACAACAATTTCAAGCGGAGTGGTTTTGGTAGATTTTTGGGCAAGTTGGTGTGGACCTTGTAAAATGCAGCTTCCTATAGTTGAAGAACTATCGAATGAATTGGGAGAAAAAGCAAAAGTTGGGAAAGTGAATGTTGATGAGCAATTAGAATTAGCACAACAATTTGGAATCCAAAGTATCCCTACATTGATTTTGTTCAAAGATGGAAAACCTTTAGAAAAAATGGTTGGACTTCAATCGAAGGAAACTTTGTACGAAAAGATAAACGGTGCATTATAA